The genomic DNA TCAACATTGCTTTTACAGTTAAATCTCAAGAAGACATTAAATATGATATATTTGCTTATTTTGACACCAATGACTACTATGTCAAAATATATGACAAGGAAACTAAAGCAGAAGATAAAAACATAAATATTGATTATTCATATTCAATAAAATATTCAGGTACACTTCCTAAACCTGAAAAACATGATTTAGATGTTTTCTTTAAGCTCCAAGATGACAAAGAAATAGAAAACTTGAAAAATTTAAAATTAAACTAGTCTTCTAACTTTTCAAAATCAATCCTTTTCTTTCTCTTTTCATAACTATTAAAAGCAAAGTCCACCAATTTATCAACCAAAGACTCATAACCAACCCCATCATGTTCACACATCTTAGAAAACATAGAAATATCTGTAAACCCTGGTATTGTATTTATCTCATTAATATAAATTAAACCAGTATCTTTTTCAACAAAAAAATCAATTCTAGCCATACCCCTAAGTTCTAAATATTTATAAACCAAAAACGCATATTCTTTAATATCTAGTAAATGTTTTGTATCAAGCTGAGCAGGAATATTAAATACAATAGAATTTCCAGGAATAGTAGAATACTTAGCATCATAGTCATAAAATACAAAATCTTGTATAACAATCTCACCAGGAGTAAATACTTTAATCTGATCATTTCCAATAACAGAGCATTCAATTTCTCTAACTCTCATGAACTTCTCTATGATAATTGTTAAATCATATCTAAAAGCTTCCTCAATACACTTTTCAATCTGACTCTCGTCATATGCAATATTTATTCCAATTGAAGAACCCAGTATAGCTGGCTTAACAATAACAGGATATTTTAAATTTTGTTTTATATTATTTTTGATTTCTTCTTTATCTAGCAAATAATCATATTTTCTAAGTCCAATAAAGGGTACTAAAGGAATATTAAAACTCTTAAGCAAGAGCTTACAAAAATACTTATTACTAGAAATAGCACTTCCTAAAATACCAGGACCAACACAAGGAATATCCATTATTTTTAAAAGTCCCTGAACAGAGCCATCCTCCCCTGTTCTACCATGGACAATGGGAAATACAACATCAATTTCAAGGTCTCTATCTCTTACAAATATTCCACCACCAGGAACTAAACTAATAACAGAAGAACTATCCTTCTTGACAAATTCAGGATCAGCAGGAACGGAATCCAATAAATACCAAATTCCAGTGTTCTTATCAATAAACACTGAAAATACATTATACTTATCAAGCTTCATAAGAGCTGTATAAACACCATAAGCAGATCTACAAGAAATTTCATGTTCAAAAGAAACTCCTCCAAATATTAACATAAGATTTTTCTTCATAAAATTAACCCCTATTTATTAAACGTAAAATAATATCTTTAACAACACCTTTTTCATCCCAAGGAATACTTTTATCTTTATATATTATTGAATCTTCATGTCCCTTCCCAAGAGTAACCACCAAATCATCAGAATGTGCAAGGTTTATTGCCTTTTCAATTGCATCTTTCCTGTTAGGAATGAAAAATAAGTTTGCATCCCGCATCTTATCCGAAATTCCTTCTGCAATATCTTTAATTATATGCATGCTTTCCTCCCGTCTTGGATCTTCATCACAAAGTATTATTATATCTGCATATCTATCTGCAATCTCTCCTTGTAATCTTCTCTTAGAAATATCTCTCTCCCCAGCCGAACCAAAAACAGCAATTAATCTATTTTTTGCTAGTCTTCTAAATATAGGGAAAAGCTTAAGAAAAGCACCCGGAGTATGTGCATAATCGATTATCAAAGAAAAATTCTGTCCAAAATCAACATCATCCATTCGCCCATAAAGACCCCTAATACTTGCAAGGCTAGCAATAAGTTCTGCAATACCAATACTTGCAACTTTACTTACAACAATTAAAGCAGCAATCACATTCTCAACATTGAAACTACCCGTCAAATTAACTCTAGCATCATATTTAATATCTTTATTAAAAAATTCAAACTCCGTAAAACCCATTTGTTCATTAATTTTGCTTACAAAAAAATCAGCACTCTTATTCTCTAAACTATATGCATAAGATTTATCAATAGAACTTAAAAAGATAGAAGAATTTTTATCATCAATATTAATAACACCAAACCCATTATTAGTAGCAGTAGAAGAAAAAAGATTAAGCTTAGCTTTCAAATAATTCTCCATCGTGCCATGAAATTCAAGATGCTCATGACTAACATTAGTTAAAACAGCAACAGAATACTCAATGTCAACAAGCCTTGCTGTTCTAGGATCAAGCCCATGAGATGTTGATTCAACAATGGCATATTGAACATTATTATCCACCATTTTACTAAGAAAAAAATGAATCTCTGTTGATTCTGGGGTTGACTGCCTATAAGGATTTTTAATTAAACTTCCAC from Borrelia turcica IST7 includes the following:
- a CDS encoding D-alanine--D-alanine ligase — encoded protein: MKKNLMLIFGGVSFEHEISCRSAYGVYTALMKLDKYNVFSVFIDKNTGIWYLLDSVPADPEFVKKDSSSVISLVPGGGIFVRDRDLEIDVVFPIVHGRTGEDGSVQGLLKIMDIPCVGPGILGSAISSNKYFCKLLLKSFNIPLVPFIGLRKYDYLLDKEEIKNNIKQNLKYPVIVKPAILGSSIGINIAYDESQIEKCIEEAFRYDLTIIIEKFMRVREIECSVIGNDQIKVFTPGEIVIQDFVFYDYDAKYSTIPGNSIVFNIPAQLDTKHLLDIKEYAFLVYKYLELRGMARIDFFVEKDTGLIYINEINTIPGFTDISMFSKMCEHDGVGYESLVDKLVDFAFNSYEKRKKRIDFEKLED
- a CDS encoding UDP-N-acetylmuramoyl-L-alanyl-D-glutamate--2,6-diaminopimelate ligase is translated as MNRKKRLNSVLAKLDKNLVKEIRGSCDVEILGLAYDSRCVYSNFVFFALPGFHFDGQRFIEVAIQRGSNVIVHTNHVDFCVPNVTYIKVDSCNIKRFMSNFSNIFYDEPSKKLKIIGVTGTDGKSSVCFYIYTLLKSIGVKVGFISTVFLDDGSGSLIKNPYRQSTPESTEIHFFLSKMVDNNVQYAIVESTSHGLDPRTARLVDIEYSVAVLTNVSHEHLEFHGTMENYLKAKLNLFSSTATNNGFGVINIDDKNSSIFLSSIDKSYAYSLENKSADFFVSKINEQMGFTEFEFFNKDIKYDARVNLTGSFNVENVIAALIVVSKVASIGIAELIASLASIRGLYGRMDDVDFGQNFSLIIDYAHTPGAFLKLFPIFRRLAKNRLIAVFGSAGERDISKRRLQGEIADRYADIIILCDEDPRREESMHIIKDIAEGISDKMRDANLFFIPNRKDAIEKAINLAHSDDLVVTLGKGHEDSIIYKDKSIPWDEKGVVKDIILRLINRG